A single region of the Mustela lutreola isolate mMusLut2 chromosome 2, mMusLut2.pri, whole genome shotgun sequence genome encodes:
- the LOC131825929 gene encoding olfactory receptor 5K1-like codes for MTEDNYSLTTEFILIGFTDHPELKSLLFVVFLTIYVITMVGNLGLVALIFMEHHLHTPMYIFLGNLALMDSCCSCAITPKMLENFFSKDRTISLYECMAQFYFLCYAGTAECFLLAAMAYDRYVAICNPLQYHTMMSKKLCIQMTTGVYVAGNLHSMIHIGFLFRLTFCGSNQINHFFCDVLPLYRLSCVDPYVNEMVLFIFSGSIQVFTIANVLISYLYILFTIFKMKSKEGRGKSLSTCASHFLSVSIFYGSLLFVYLHPHSVKEAYEDIPGAVFYTLVIPLLNPLIYSLRNKEVIKAMKKS; via the coding sequence ATGACTGAGGATAACTACTCCTTGACCACTGAATTTATCCTCATAGGATTTACAGATCACCCAGAGTTGAAGAGCCTCCTGTTTGTGGTGTTTCTCACTATCTATGTGATCACTATGGTAGGGAATCTTGGTCTGGTGGCATTGATTTTTATGGAGCATCATCTTCACACACCAATGTACATCTTCCTGGGCAACCTGgctctgatggattcctgttgtTCCTGTGCCATTACCCCCAAAATGTTAGAGAACTTCTTTTCAAAGGACAGAACGATTTCCCTTTATGAATGCATGgcacagttttattttctctgctatGCTGGAACTGCAGAATGCTTTCTCCTGGCAGCAATGGCCTATGATCGCTATGTGGCCATATGCAACCCACTGCAGTACCACACCATGATGTCAAAGAAACTCTGCATTCAGATGACCACAGGGGTCTACGTAGCTGGAAACCTTCATTCCATGATTCATATAGGATTTCTCTTTAGGTTAACTTTCTGTGGGTCAAACCaaattaatcactttttttgtgaTGTTCTTCCATTATACAGACTTTCCTGTGTTGACCCTTATGTCAATGAAATGGTACTATTTATCTTTTCAGGCTCAATTCAAGTCTTCACTATTGCCAATGTCTTAATATCTTACCTCTACATTCTCTttactattttcaaaatgaaatccaAAGAGGGAAGAGGCAAATCCTTATCTACTTGTgcgtctcactttctctctgtctcaatatTCTATGGTTCTCTTCTGTTTGTGTACCTTCACCCACATTCAGTTAAAGAAGCTTATGAAGATATACCTGGTGCTGTTTTTTATACTCTAGTGATCCCTTTATTAAATCCTCTTATTTATAGTCTGAGAAATAAGGAAGTAATAAAAGCTatgaaaaaatcataa
- the LOC131825640 gene encoding olfactory receptor Olfr180-like, protein MSKENQSLTTEFILIGFTDQPVMKILLFLVFVAIYLITMVGNLGLVVLIFMERRLYTPMYIFLGNLALMDSCCSCAVTPKMLEDFFSKDRMISLYECMAQFYFLCFAETSDCFLLAAMAYDRYVAICNPLQYHTMMSKKLCIHMAIGIFITSNLHSMIHVGLLLRLTFCRSNQIDHFFCDILPLYRLSCTDPYINELMIYIFSMPIQIITIAIVFVSYICIISTIFKMKSKEGRGKAFSTCASHFLSVSIFYICLLMYIRPFEEGDKDIPVAVFYTIVIPLLNPFIYSLRNKEVLSALKKHMRNNNIVKKLRLPWKIDFDL, encoded by the coding sequence ATGTCTAAGGAGAATCAATCCTTGACAACAGAGTTTATCCTCATAGGATTTACAGATCAGCCAGTAATGAAGATTCTTCTGTTTTTGGTGTTTGTTGCCATTTATTTGATCACTATGGTGGGGAATCTTGGCCTGGTGGTATTGATTTTTATGGAGCGTCGTCTTTACACACCAATGTATATCTTCCTGGGCAACCTGgctctgatggattcctgttgtTCCTGTGCTGTTACCCCCAAAATGTTGGAGGACTTCTTTTCAAAGGACAGAATGATTTCCCTTTATGAATGCATGgcacagttttattttctctgctttgctgAAACTTCAGATTGCTTTCTACTGGCAGCAATGGCCTATGATCGCTATGTGGCCATATGCAACCCACTGCAGTACCACACCATGATGTCAAAGAAACTCTGCATTCACATGGCTATAGGGATCTTCATAACTAGTAATCTGCATTCCATGATCCATGTAGGGCTTTTATTAAGGTTAACTTTCTGCAGGTCTAATCAAATTGATCACTTTTTTTGTGATATTCTTCCACTCTATAGACTCTCCTGTACTGACCCTTATATCAATGAACTAATGATCTATATTTTTTCAATGCCAATTCAAATCATCACCATTGCCATTGTCTTTGTCTCTTATATCTGCATCATTTCCACCATTTTCAAAATGAAGTCCAAAGAAGGGAGAGGTAAAGCTTTTTCTACCTGCGCATCCCACTTTCTATCTGTttcaatattttacatttgtctTCTCATGTATATTCGACCTTTTGAAGAAGGGGACAAAGATATACCAGTGGCAGTTTTTTATACAATAGTAATTCCTTTATTAAACCCTTTTATTTATAGTCTAAGAAACAAGGAGGTTCTAAGTGCTCTTAAAAAACATATGAGGaataataatattgttaaaaaacTTCGTCTTCCATGGAAAATtgattttgatttataa